One region of Zingiber officinale cultivar Zhangliang chromosome 7B, Zo_v1.1, whole genome shotgun sequence genomic DNA includes:
- the LOC122004117 gene encoding pentatricopeptide repeat-containing protein At5g46100-like, with amino-acid sequence MVNLDTAEFISVVQALKGGLHPQREFEALLWKFFFIIVMFVYKEMVKSGILPDVVTLNYLIKGPISHNVFQQMLESGCTHLPNFYYNVMPLLCSINRFEEGIKLLRMKGNIKGDQDLYLYKHLIQCLCNNRQLETAREFLQEIKNWGFTPLTVTYTDVVNGLCKFVKLNEAMTFLDRKDVVQVEPYNALLKGLCNASRYQEAAIYHYKMIKPLQNGY; translated from the exons ATGGTCAATCTAGATACTGCGGAGTTTATATCTGTAGTGCAGGCCCTTAAAGGTGGCCTTCATCCTCAGAG GGAATTTGAAGCTTTACTG TGGAAATTTTTTTTCATCATTGTAATGTTTGTATATAAAGAAATGGTAAAATCGGGGATTCTTCCAGATGTTGTCACATTAAATTATCTTATAAAGGGCCCAATTTCACATAATGTATTTCAGCAGATGCTCGAGTCTGGTTGCACTCATCTTCCGAACTtttattataatgttatgcctctTCTTTGCAGCATCAACAGATTTGAGGAAGGCATTAAATTGTTAAGGATGAAGGGAAATATAAAGGGTGATCAAGATTTatatttgtataaacatttaatccAATGTTTATGTAACAACCGACAACTTGAGACTGCAAGAGAATTTCTTCAAGAAATAAAAAACTGGGGATTTACTCCTCTAACTGTTACATACACAGATGTTGTCAATGGGCTTTGCAAATTTGTGAAGTTGAATGAGGCTATGACCTTCTTAGATAGGAAGGACGTTGTGCAAGTTGAACCTTACAATGCCTTGCTCAAGGGTCTCTGCAATGCTAGTAGATATCAAGAGGCAGCTATATATCATTACAAAATGATCAAACCATTACAAAATGGGTACTAG
- the LOC122003539 gene encoding phylloplanin-like — MALKIALVAALLMAASVAPPAVSQLTTPPAGSPLIKVNVVVNGTVPCGPGAININLTAAVFANATVVMLCGQDIVGSTVSDRNGMFSLPMAANYTKNLLPELLANCSLVVPTPLSLCNSSLNGTLQAHLQLHSSNLNLGGFVGLFINLIARIFQLMP, encoded by the exons ATGGCTCTGAAGATTGCACTTGTAGCAGCGCTGCTGATGGCTGCATCCGTTGCGCCGCCAGCGGTTTCCCAACTGACTACGCCGCCAGCGGGTTCCCCACTGATTAAAGTCAATGTCGTGGTAAACGGCACGGTGCCTTGCGGCCCCGGCGCCATTAATATCAACCTAACAGCAGCAGTTTTTGCAA ATGCCACCGTGGTAATGCTATGCGGGCAAGATATCGTCGGCAGCACAGTCAGCGACAGAAACGGAATGTTTTCGTTGCCGATGGCCGCCAATTATACGAAGAATCTGCTCCCCGAGCTCTTAGCCAACTGCAGTCTTGTCGTTCCCACGCCACTCTCCCTTTGTAATTCGTCGCTAAACGGGACCCTCCAGGCGCACTTGCAACTGCACTCCAGCAACCTGAATCTGGGTGGATTTGTTGGTCTGTTCATCAATCTTATCGCCAGGATTTTCCAGTTGATGCCGTGA
- the LOC122005190 gene encoding dynein light chain 1, cytoplasmic-like, with amino-acid sequence MADDSKCGEIGNEGAAAQKPNVVLKAVDMDDEMRSHAVACARAAFQEHAVEKNIAEHIKKEFDARYGQSWHCIVGRNFGSFVTHESKHFIYLYVDSKAVLLFKSG; translated from the exons ATGGCAGACGATAGCAAGTGCGGCGAGATTGGCAATGAGGGAGCGGCGGCGCAGAAGCCGAATGTCGTCTTGAAAGCAGTAGACATGGACGACGAGATGCGTAGCCACGCGGTCGCCTGTGCCCGCGCT GCGTTCCAGGAGCATGCAGTGGAGAAGAACATCGCGGAGCACATCAAGAAGGAGTTCGATGCTAGATATGGACAGAGTTGGCACTGTATTGTGGGTCGTAACTTTG GATCATTTGTAACACATGAGTCAAAGCATTTCATCTATCTCTATGTGGATTCCAAGGCAGTCCTACTGTTCAAGTCAGGTTGA
- the LOC122004119 gene encoding RING-H2 finger protein ATL5-like has product MSQATPNGSAPTTSPPSWFSHYGHGRLLYPLFAVLNVGLILLVYYYLWRLFFGRSDRTNESTTVATAQSTSAASSPNASTRIEASLHPEALSALPVFDYAGTAAAGGEKLECVVCLLEFRDGDKGRLLPRCGHRFHVDCVDIWFQSHSTCPICRSTVEPKSSGSDEAV; this is encoded by the coding sequence ATGAGCCAAGCGACCCCAAATGGATCGGCTCCGACCACATCGCCGCCCAGCTGGTTCAGCCACTACGGACACGGCCgcctcctctaccctctcttCGCAGTTCTCAACGTCGGCCTCATTCTCCTCGTCTACTACTATCTTTGGCGGCTCTTCTTTGGCCGGTCTGACCGGACGAACGAGTCGACCACCGTCGCGACGGCCCAGTCGACTTCGGCAGCCAGCTCTCCCAACGCCTCCACGCGCATCGAGGCCAGCCTCCACCCCGAGGCGCTCTCCGCGCTGCCGGTCTTCGACTACGCCGGTACTGCGGCCGCCGGGGGCGAGAAGTTGGAGTGCGTGGTGTGCTTGTTGGAGTTCAGGGACGGGGACAAGGGGAGGCTGCTTCCGAGGTGCGGCCACCGCTTCCACGTCGACTGCGTGGACATTTGGTTTCAGTCGCACTCCACCTGCCCCATCTGCCGGTCGACGGTCGAACCCAAATCTTCAGGGTCTGATGAAGCAGTATGA